In Sparus aurata chromosome 2, fSpaAur1.1, whole genome shotgun sequence, a single genomic region encodes these proteins:
- the LOC115594006 gene encoding cholinesterase, whose amino-acid sequence MAGVSLCTHLLLLFLLPPLLSALPTAQDDLLINTKNGKVQGKMLLVLGGDVRAFLGIPYAKPPLRKLRFRPPEPVANWQGVRDATKFPDSCYQLLDTAFPGFKGAEMWNPNTPLSEDCLYLNVWSPRFNKTQGSAPAPVLVWIYGGGFSVGTSSLDIYDGRILSKSEGAVVVSMNYRVGPLGFLSLPDNKNVRGNAGLLDQRLALQWVADNIAAFGGDPSQVTLFGESAGSASVGYHLLSRGSHGLFQRAVMQSGSPNALWASISPAEAWRRSTKLAVSLGCKSNPAKLEECLQQADPGKITSMQNEAVMQPAHLGLIFVPTVDGVFLTDTVEELLRAGNLPKKELLLGLNQDEGTYFLMYGAPGLSLTGDSLITRKDFLAGVGIQMTYANEITKEAAIFQYTDWTDEYSGKGNRDSLGALVGDQDFVCPLLEFANRYSQHGGKTFLYLFDHRSSVNPWPAWMGVMHGYEIEFVFGMPLDASLGYTKNEVNMTKKFMKHWANFARTGNPGIDGAKWPVFTPEQQEYCTLNFNLPQEKTMMRAKECRLWNKLLPEIQKVSDDLRVCNTANGIIPRSDYVFLLILMAITLIFC is encoded by the exons ATGGCGGGGGTCTCTCTGTGCACAcacctgcttcttctttttctgctgcCACCTTTACTGTCGGCATTACCAACTGCCCAAGACGACCTGCTAATCAACACTAAGAATGGGAAAGTTCAAGGGAAGATGCTTTTGGTCTTAGGTGGTGATGTCAGAGCGTTTCTTGGGATCCCCTACGCCAAACCACCGCTGCGGAAACTGAGATTCAGACCTCCTGAGCCAGTAGCGAATTGGCAAGGGGTGAGGGATGCCACCAAATTCCCAGACTCCTGCTACCAGCTGCTGGATACGGCCTTTCCAG GGTTCAAAGGTGCAGAGATGTGGAACCCAAACACTCCTCTGAGTGAGGACTGTCTGTACCTAAACGTCTGGTCCCCACGTTTCAATAAAACCCAGGGCTCGGCACCGGCTCCTGTCCTCGTCTGGATCTATGGAGGCGGGTTCAGTGTAGGGACGTCCTCTCTGGACATCTATGACGGTCGCATCTTGAGTAAATCTGAAGGCGCTGTCGTGGTATCAATGAATTACAG AGTCGGACCTTTGGGTTTCCTGTCACTTCCTGACAACAAGAACGTCCGGGGCAACGCGGGCCTGTTGGATCAGCGTTTAGCCCTGCAGTGGGTAGCTGACAATATTGCAGCTTTTGGAGGCGATCCTTCGcag GTGACTCTGTTCGGGGAGAGCGCTGGATCAGCATCTGTGGGCTACCACCTGCTCTCCCGAGGCAGCCATGGTCTTTTCCAGAGGGCCGTGATGCAGAGTGGCTCTCCTAATGCACTCTGGGCCTCAATCAGCCCAGCCGAGGCCTGGCGCAG GTCCACAAAGCTGGCGGTGTCGCTGGGCTGCAAATCTAATCCAGCTAAACTGGAAGAGTGTCTGCAGCAGGCTGATCCCGGGAAAATCACCTCGATGCAAAATGAAGCTGTGATGCAGCCTGCACACTTGGGCCTGATCTTTGTTCCTACTGTTGACGGAGTCTTCCTAACAGATACTGTTGAG gagctgctgagAGCCGGTAACCTCCCGAAGAAAGAACTGCTGTTAGGATTAAACCAGGATGAAGGGACCTACTTCCTAATGTATGGAGCGCCTGGACTTAGCCTCACTGGTGACAGTCTCATCACCAGGAAAGACTTCCTGGCTGGAGTGGGCATCCAAATGACATATGCAAATGAAATCACGAAAGAAGCAGCCATTTTCCAGTACACCGATTGGACGGATGAGTACAGTGGGAAGGGAAACCGTGACTCGCTGGGCGCTTTGGTTGGAGACCAAGATTTTGTTTGTCCTCTGCTAGAGTTCGCCAACAG gtaCTCCCAACACGGTGGCAAGACCTTCCTTTATCTTTTTGACCACCGGTCGTCAGTCAACCCTTGGCCAGCGTGGATGGGCGTCATGCACGGCTACGAGATAGAATTTGTCTTTGGGATGCCGCTGGATGCCTCCCTGGGATACACGAAGAATGAAGTAAACATGACCAAGAAGTTCATGAAACACTGGGCCAACTTTGCAAGGACAGG GAATCCAGGCATTGACGGAGCCAAATGGCCCGTGTTCACCCCTGAGCAGCAGGAGTACTGCACTCTGAACTTCAACCTTCCGCAGGAAAAGACAATGATGAGAGCTAAGGAGTGTCGCCTCTGGAACAAATTACTACCGGAAATACAGAAAGTCTCAG aTGATTTGCGGGTTTGTAATACTGCAAATGGGATAATACCCCGCTCCGATTACGTGTTCCTCCTCATTTTGATGGCTATAACATTAATCTTCTGCTAG